The DNA region TTCACTTTGTCAGAACTGAATCATCGTCTGTACCGCGAACCTCTGGGTGCTTTGGGTGGGGCAGATTTAATTAAAAAGTATAATCGTCTGGATTCGTTTAATGGCAGTTGGCAATTTCAGCCAGATTTGCCCGAACGTGCCAAACAAGCAGCAGATGGAAATCCTCGGCTGTTGGAATGGTTAGATAAGATTTTGCAAAATTCCCCCAAGTCGCCGGATGCGGAGAGGGGAGTTGAGATGATTCTGCAAAAGATGGCAGAAAAAGAAAAGGAATTTCGTGAGGATATTTTGGCACAGGAATTGCTGAAGCAGCAAACTCCAGCTTTGCGTCTTATGCTGGGGAAGTTGTTGGTGTATGAGTTACCTGTTCCTCTAGCTGCGATTTCCCCGATTTGTGAGGATATCTCAAGTTGGGAAAGTCATATTCAACGCGCTGAAATTTTGGGTTTGTTGGAAGTTACCCTCACCAACAACAAAGAGAGGTTGTATCGTGTTCCCCGTATTTTGTCACCGTTACTAGAGTTTCCAGAAAACTCCAGGGGTGAAGAGTTGTATAAACAAGCTGCACAAATTTTGTATCGCTTGTGGTGGAAAGAAGTGGAAAGTGCGACGGAAGGACAAAAGTTAGAAATTCATCGGTTGGCTTTGTTGGGGAAGGATGGAGAAATTGCAGCGAAAGTAGCTAGTTTATCGGCTAACCGCTTGTGGAATCAAGGCCGTTTTCGGGAAGCAATAAATCTGTGCAAATCAACTTTAGAAATTACTAAAAATCATAGTGTTCTCAGACAAATTGCTTATTGTGAACACCAAATAGGTGAGGTTGATCAAGCATTAAATTATTACCAACAAGCTTTAAATCTTTGTCCCGCAGAGGACGAACAAGAATTAGCATCAATTTATCATTATTTTGGGATGCTGAAATATTACAAAGGGGAAGTGGATCAAGCGATCGCACTCTACAATCAGTCTTTGGAAATAACAGAACGCATTGGTTATGTCCAAGGCAAAGCGGCGACGTTGCATGAACTGGGACGTATCTACGCCGACAAAGGGGAAGTGGATCAAGCGATCGCACTCTACAATCAGTCTTTGGAAATAACAGAACGCATTGGAGATGTCCAAGGCAAAGCCTCGACGTTGCACGATTTGGGATATATCTACGCCAACAAAGGGGAAGTGGATCAAGCAATTGCACTCTACAATCAGTCTTTGGAAATAACAGAACGCATTAGAGATGTCCAAACCAAAGCGGCGACGTTGCACTGTCTGGGAATAATCTACGCAAACAAAGGGGAAGTGGAACAAGCAATTGCACTCTACAATCAGTCCTTGGAAATAACAGAACGTATTGGAGATAGCCGAATCAAAGCGGCGACGTTGCGCCGACTAGGAATGATCTACGCCAACAAAGGGGAAGTGGAACAAGCAATTGCACTCTACAATCAGTCCTTGGAAATAACAGAACGCATTAGAGATGTCCGAGGCAAAGCATCGGCGTTGCACCGACTAAGAATGATCTACGTTGACAAAGGGGAAGTGGAATAAGCGATCGCACTTTTCAATCAGTCTTTGGAAATAAAAGAAGGCATTGGAAATGTCCAAGGCAAAGCGGCGACGTTGCACTGTCTGGGAATGATCTACGCCGACAAAGGGGAAGTGGAACAAGCAATCGCACTCTACAATCAGTCTTTGGAAATAACTCAACGCATTGGTGATGTCAAAACCAAAGCGGCGACGTTGCATCAACTGGGAATACTCTACGCCAACAAAGGGGATGTGGATGAAGCGATCGCACTCTACAATCAGTCTTTGGAAATAACTGAACGCATTGGTAATGTCCAAGGCAAAGCGGCGACGTTAAGCCAACTGGGAATTCTATACGCCAATAAAGGGGAAGTGGATGAAGCGATCGCACTTTTCAATCAGTCTTTGGAAATAGAAGAACGCATTGGTAATGTCCAAGGCAAAGCAATGACTCTATGGTGGTTAGGACATTTGGCAGAACAGCAGGGTGAATACACTAAAGCGATATCCTATTTGCAACCAGCTTTAGAGATTTTGCAGCGATTGAAGTCACCGGATGCTGAAGGTGTGAGTGCAAGTCTTGATAGGATAATTCGTAATTCGTAATTCGTAATTCGTAATTACAGCACCAAAAGATTTTTTATCTCACGCAAAGGCGCAAGGACGCAAAGAAGAACGCGAGAGTGTTTTCTAAATAAATGAAAATTGCTGTAATGAGTCTTTAATACTCGTGGACGAGTCTTTGATACTTGTGAATGAGTCTTTTATACTCGCGCGAGAGTCTTTGATACTCGTGGACGAGTCTTTGATATTCGTGGACGAGTCTTTTATATAGGACTTACGCAAAAATTGCTAAAAAGCTTAATTTCTCGAACCGCCAAGACGCCAAGAGCGCCGAGAATTCGTAGAGTGTGCGTAAGTCCTATTATACTCGTGAATGAGTCTTTGAACTCCGTTAATGAACCTCAGAGCTTCGTTCGTGAACCTTTAAGCTTCGTTGATGAACCTCGGAGCTTCATTTGTGAACTTTAGAGCTTCGTTAATGAACCTCAGAGCTTCGTTGATGAGCCTCGGAGCTTCATTTGTGAACCTTTGAGCTTCGTTAATGAACCTCAGAGCTTCGTTGATGAGCCTCGGAGCTTCGTTTGTGAACCTTTGAGCTTCATTTGTGAACCTCGGAGCTTCATTCGTGAACCTCGCAATGTTGTTCCATTAAGGCAAGGCAAGAGACGCGATAAATCGCCGTCTCTACAATAATCATTCCTTTGTAGAGACGGCGATTTATCGCGTCTTCGTGATTATGGGATTTATTTCATTAATAAATTTTGATAGCAATTCAGGTGAGAGAATCAGGATCTATGCCAAGCGATCGCAATTGTTATGCTTTATTTCATTAATGAATTTTGATAGCAATTCAGGACAGAGAATCAGGATCTATGCCAAGCGATCGCAACCGTTCTCGTAATAATTGGTTTTCTTGCTGTGCTTGTTGAGCTTTTTGTTCTGCTTGTTGAGCTTTTTGTTCTGCTTGTTGAGCTTTTTGTTCTGCTTGTTGAGCTTTTTCTTGTGATGTTAAAAATCGTTGTCCTTGTTGGTTATACCAATACATCCATTCCCGTGGTATACCTAGATAAGTTCCTCGTTCGATGCCAATTCCTAAACCTAGTTCTGGCAACCAAACTGGATTACCATCATGTAATTCATAAATATTGTTAACTAATTTGTAAACTTCTAAACGTGGCTTACGGCGACGAAATGGGTTGTAAACTACATAATACAAAATTCCCAATCTTGCATACTCTGCTTTTTTGGTCGAGTACTCACCACGGTATGTTTTAGATACTACCTCTAACACCAATATCGGTAATTTCTTCTCTTCCCAAAGCACATAACTGGGGCGGAGGTTTTCATCATAAAATCGCTCTACGCCCAAACTCAAAAACCCATCTGGGACTATTGCTGGTAAATCTGGGTCATAATAAATACCCATATCTACACCAAAAAACCAATCCATGCGTTCTGCCCAAGCGATCGCTAGAAGCGCTTTGAGTAAACCGGGAATTAAATCTTGTAATTCATTATCCACAGGGGTATCGTCAGAGTCTGGCAGTTCCTCTGATGAGGGCAAACAAGCTAACGGATCGTACTTTAGCATGATAGGTTTACTCTTTCTCAGGTATTAGTACATCTTTATTTTATTAATGAATTTTGGTAGCAATTCAGCACATCCTATTTTATTTACAAACATTAAGAAGCTCAGAACCCCGCTTCTTTATGAAGTCGGGGTTTTGCTCATTGGATATTAATTTTCTACTTGTTTGAGTCTTTGAAAAATTTCATCAAGTGGTGATTCAGAATCTTCAGGACAAAATTCTAAAGCAAGTCTAACTTTTCCTTTTTTCCACCCTTGAGTACTGAATTGTAAAACCTCACAATTTAATCCTTGTGTATACAAATTTACTTCGTCTGTTTCTGCTGCTCCAATATATTCCTTAATTGCTGTAATCAAATCACGAACTTTAAAAGTTTTAGCAATATTTAACTTATTAAAAGTGTCTGGTTCTATAGACACAACTTCATCATGGTTTAGTCTCTCGAATCCATCTTCCATAAAAATCTCCTGTCAATAAATCTATATTTTCCAGGGATATAACAGTTCATCCGAAATAAAATGATGATTTTATAGATTTAGTCATTGGTCATTAGTCATTAGTCCCTAGTCATTATCAGTAATAATTTTGTCTCGCGCAATCGCTCTTAGCGATCTCGTAAGAGTAGGGGCAAAGAAAAACTTTGCACTCCTCTGCGTTTCAACCTAAACACTCAACTTCCCATAGTTTTACGTGAGATTTTATTAAGTCCTAAGTTATGAGTAAAAGTAAAATACTCATAACTCAGTACTGTCTTAGCGAGGTTCTTAAAAGAACCAACCGTAAGAATGCAACCCTTTACCCAAAAGATTCACACCGAGATAGCAAACCCAAACAACAACAAAACCAGTGGCAGCTAAAATTGCCGGACTACGCCCTTGCCAACCGCGAGTGATTCGGGCGTGGAGATAAGCAGCGAACACTAGCCAGGTAATCAATGCCCAAGTTTCTTTGGGGTCCCAACTCCAGTAAGAACCCCAAGCTTCGTTAGCCCAAACGCCACCAGCAATAATACCAATTGTCAGCAGGGGAAATCCTAGCCCGATGATGCGATAGCTGATGTTGTCGAGGGTTTCGGCAAGGCTAAGGCGCTGGGGTGAAAGGGGTTCCGAATTTTGGATTTCGGATAGCGAAGCGTTAGCGAGTCCTCGAGTGTCTTGCGGATTTTGGATTGGGGTTGTTGTAACTAAACCCAAAACTGCGGTGTTACCGTTACCGTTGCCGTTACTGGTAGTTTCAAAACGAGCAAAGCCGTTATTTTCGGCAGAAGGGGCTGATGGTTGAGGAATTAGTTCAGCTGCTTTGTGTAAGCGATAGCCGTTGCTGCGATAGCCACCAGTACCGACTGAACTACCTTGTAGTTGAATGTTTTGACCGCGAGTCACAACTAAAAAAGCGATCGCTAATAATGAACCCACCATCAAAGCAGAATAACTCAACATCATGACGCTGACATGCATCATCAGCCAATTTGACTTTAAGGCAGGTACTAGAGGTTCTGACGCTTGCATCTGGGATGGTAGTGTCATAGTCGCAAAAGCAGCAATCAACATTGCCACAGGAGCTGTAACCACTCCTACTAAGCGGCTACGACTACTACTTTCAGCAATTAAATGGACGGTGGTAATTCCCCAAGTTAAGAAAAACAGGGATTCATAGAGATTACTTAAGGGAAAGTAACCAGCTTCTATCCATCTTGCCCCTAATAGAGTCGCCATGCACAAATTAGCGATCGCCATCCCAGCTGTCCCCAAAGCGGCTAAATAAGGCAGATTCGGAAAAGCCGCTCCTCCCCAATACACCAGCATTGTAAGGAATAATATGGCAAAGGAGGCATTGTCCAGCCAGTTCTGGAGTACAACCAAATTCATAAAGTCTTCTCTCCGTGGATAATTTAAAATATCGATTCTGACTGTTATGATCCTATATGCTTAGAGGGTCATGGGACAGGGGCAATCCAAAATCTAAAATTCTTACTCCCCACTCCCCTATCTAACAGAACTGCTCTTATTACTTTCTGGACTAGGCAAGGGAGTCGTGTTCCTAACTTTTTTAAGTGCTATAAAAATGTCGTAAAGATTACTGCGACTGTCGCTGACGGCAGATGTCATTCCAATTGAGCGCGTTGCATTAAGCAAAGCTTGTTGATTGGGAATTAGAGTTGGTAAAAGGAAATTTTTCACAGTTCGTTCCACATCCAGGAAAAATTGACCATTTGTCGGATTTGGTTCTGTAGGAACTGTTTGTTGGAAGGGGATCGTGCTAGCTAGTGTCGTGTTGGGTTTGGGAAGAATTTTATCAGTAACAGGAGCGCCCACTACTAGAAAGGCGACATCTCCATCTAACCAGCCGTGGGTGGCAGTTAAAGTACCATAGGGTGAAACCCAGTTAACAACGGGTAGTCCTGCGACTTTCGCCGGTTGAACTTGGAACTGGTATTGATCTCTCATCACCTCATCGAGTTGTTTTATGGATGTTTCAGCTGATTGGCGATCGCTTCCCTGTACCATGAACACCAAACCCGCACGAAAATCATTTGGTGAACCTTCTTTTGGAGTAGTAGGAATCACTGATAAGGAAAACTCGCCTTTCATCCAACTGAGCAAATCCTTATCTAAATCGAGAGTGGTAAGAGATTTTATACCACTTCTAAGTTGTTCTGGTGCGATCGGTGAGAGGGGATTTCCTTGAGATGTTAAAACGTAATCTCCCCACAATCTCTGTAAGTTTCCCCCCGAAAGCATCATTAAGGTTTCTGCTGGTACGCGGTTTTGCATTTGCCCAGCATTATTTTCTACCGCCAGCACCCGTTGACTATTAGGATTTAACCAAGAAACGCCCTTGAAACGGATTCCTTCTGCCTCTA from Nostoc commune NIES-4072 includes:
- a CDS encoding tetratricopeptide repeat protein encodes the protein MALFNQSLEIKEGIGNVQGKAATLHCLGMIYADKGEVEQAIALYNQSLEITQRIGDVKTKAATLHQLGILYANKGDVDEAIALYNQSLEITERIGNVQGKAATLSQLGILYANKGEVDEAIALFNQSLEIEERIGNVQGKAMTLWWLGHLAEQQGEYTKAISYLQPALEILQRLKSPDAEGVSASLDRIIRNS
- a CDS encoding Uma2 family endonuclease; the encoded protein is MLKYDPLACLPSSEELPDSDDTPVDNELQDLIPGLLKALLAIAWAERMDWFFGVDMGIYYDPDLPAIVPDGFLSLGVERFYDENLRPSYVLWEEKKLPILVLEVVSKTYRGEYSTKKAEYARLGILYYVVYNPFRRRKPRLEVYKLVNNIYELHDGNPVWLPELGLGIGIERGTYLGIPREWMYWYNQQGQRFLTSQEKAQQAEQKAQQAEQKAQQAEQKAQQAQQENQLLRERLRSLGIDPDSLS
- a CDS encoding KGK domain-containing protein — protein: MEDGFERLNHDEVVSIEPDTFNKLNIAKTFKVRDLITAIKEYIGAAETDEVNLYTQGLNCEVLQFSTQGWKKGKVRLALEFCPEDSESPLDEIFQRLKQVEN
- the ccsB gene encoding c-type cytochrome biogenesis protein CcsB, which encodes MNLVVLQNWLDNASFAILFLTMLVYWGGAAFPNLPYLAALGTAGMAIANLCMATLLGARWIEAGYFPLSNLYESLFFLTWGITTVHLIAESSSRSRLVGVVTAPVAMLIAAFATMTLPSQMQASEPLVPALKSNWLMMHVSVMMLSYSALMVGSLLAIAFLVVTRGQNIQLQGSSVGTGGYRSNGYRLHKAAELIPQPSAPSAENNGFARFETTSNGNGNGNTAVLGLVTTTPIQNPQDTRGLANASLSEIQNSEPLSPQRLSLAETLDNISYRIIGLGFPLLTIGIIAGGVWANEAWGSYWSWDPKETWALITWLVFAAYLHARITRGWQGRSPAILAATGFVVVWVCYLGVNLLGKGLHSYGWFF
- a CDS encoding DUF3352 domain-containing protein, yielding MAPPLVSVPMKKNKKPSLVLTLSAAGLLIGAGSAAYWLLSQRQRSSSDLLVGANIIPGDALFAVSLTTDPQQWQKLREFGTKETQAELDRNLVELRDRFLTNNGYDFQKDIASWVGNDVTIAILAPAIASIAAPKPVTTNEDAANDQQSMVMVLPVKNPEIAKNILAQPKTLKQGKWIDRVYQGIAIKQSQGQAGENFSAALLDGRFLVITDSPKATERAIDAYKNQTSLATTGGFAENFPKIADYQRFGQFYVNVPTAAKIAAASPNRPIPAQVLAQLQNNQALAGTMTLEAEGIRFKGVSWLNPNSQRVLAVENNAGQMQNRVPAETLMMLSGGNLQRLWGDYVLTSQGNPLSPIAPEQLRSGIKSLTTLDLDKDLLSWMKGEFSLSVIPTTPKEGSPNDFRAGLVFMVQGSDRQSAETSIKQLDEVMRDQYQFQVQPAKVAGLPVVNWVSPYGTLTATHGWLDGDVAFLVVGAPVTDKILPKPNTTLASTIPFQQTVPTEPNPTNGQFFLDVERTVKNFLLPTLIPNQQALLNATRSIGMTSAVSDSRSNLYDIFIALKKVRNTTPLPSPESNKSSSVR